In Hamadaea flava, a genomic segment contains:
- a CDS encoding alpha/beta hydrolase — MQPLDIALPGSAGALRVLRFGDGDNLVVAAHGITASAMSFAAVARALPAGWSLLAVDLRGRGGSDHAPGPFGIDQHAADLAVVASQFGTPMVLAGQSLGAYAALRAAVRTPELFTRLVLVDGGLPLPVPVGVDPDAVLEATVGPAIARLKTTYPSEQAYLEFFQQHPALSAAWNDDLTAYVRYDAVGEPGAIRSRVNPEAVYADGRDLVVHAASFGDDLAALTIPATLLYAPRGMFGQEPGLLPQPVVDHWTAATSLTSQLIPDCNHYTILTDPKPAETIAHAITGGE, encoded by the coding sequence ATGCAGCCACTGGACATCGCACTGCCCGGCTCGGCCGGGGCGTTGCGCGTACTGCGCTTCGGCGACGGCGACAACCTCGTCGTGGCCGCGCACGGCATCACCGCTTCGGCCATGTCGTTCGCCGCGGTCGCCCGCGCGCTGCCCGCCGGCTGGAGCCTGCTCGCGGTCGACCTGCGGGGCCGCGGGGGCAGCGACCACGCCCCCGGTCCGTTCGGCATCGACCAGCACGCGGCGGACCTGGCCGTCGTCGCTTCCCAATTCGGTACGCCGATGGTGCTGGCCGGCCAATCGCTGGGCGCGTACGCGGCGCTCCGGGCGGCGGTGCGCACCCCGGAGCTGTTCACCCGGTTGGTGCTGGTCGACGGCGGGCTGCCGTTGCCGGTCCCGGTGGGCGTCGACCCGGACGCCGTGCTGGAGGCGACCGTCGGACCGGCCATCGCCCGGCTGAAGACGACGTACCCGTCCGAGCAGGCGTACCTCGAGTTCTTCCAGCAGCATCCAGCGCTCAGCGCGGCCTGGAACGACGACCTGACCGCGTACGTGCGCTATGACGCGGTCGGCGAGCCCGGCGCGATCCGCTCGCGGGTGAACCCGGAGGCGGTCTACGCCGACGGCCGCGACCTGGTGGTGCACGCGGCGTCGTTCGGCGACGACCTGGCCGCCCTGACGATCCCGGCGACCCTGCTGTACGCGCCGCGCGGCATGTTCGGCCAGGAACCGGGGCTGCTCCCCCAGCCGGTGGTCGATCATTGGACGGCGGCGACCTCGCTGACGTCGCAGCTGATCCCCGACTGCAACCACTACACGATCCTGACCGATCCGAAGCCGGCCGAGACGATCGCGCACGCGATCACCGGCGGCGAGTGA
- a CDS encoding helix-turn-helix transcriptional regulator, producing MSSETTGTDLGEFLRSRRARLSPQDVGLASYGARRVPGLRREELAQLAGVSLTYYTRLEQGQSANASESVIDAIGRALNLSDDERAHLHNLARPRPGRRPRPPRPQTARSGVRRLVAAMSGVPAVVMDRRSDVLAWNRLGHLLLAGHYDFDAPDRIADRPNLTRMLFCDPHTADLYPRWKEEAARAVASLRLVTGTYPDDRELAELVGELSVKSRDFAGLWSRQSVQNCMTGTKQFRHPEVGPLELDFELLHLPDGNGSRIITYTAAPGTPSDAALRLLAATAPAQPAPGSQSPSVSPASTRSR from the coding sequence ATGAGCAGCGAAACGACCGGCACCGACCTCGGCGAGTTCCTCCGCAGCCGCCGCGCCCGGCTGTCCCCGCAGGACGTCGGCCTGGCCTCGTACGGCGCTCGCCGGGTGCCGGGCCTGCGCCGCGAGGAACTCGCCCAGCTCGCCGGGGTCAGCCTCACCTACTACACGCGGCTGGAGCAGGGGCAGAGCGCCAACGCCTCGGAGTCGGTGATCGACGCGATCGGCCGGGCGCTCAACCTGTCCGACGACGAACGCGCTCACCTGCACAATCTGGCCCGCCCGCGGCCCGGCCGGCGTCCCCGGCCGCCGCGCCCGCAGACCGCCCGGTCTGGCGTACGCCGGTTGGTGGCCGCGATGTCCGGCGTCCCGGCGGTCGTCATGGACCGGCGCAGCGACGTGCTCGCCTGGAACCGGCTCGGCCATCTGCTGCTGGCCGGACACTACGACTTCGACGCGCCGGACCGGATCGCCGATCGGCCCAACCTGACCCGCATGCTGTTCTGCGACCCGCACACCGCCGACCTCTATCCACGATGGAAGGAGGAGGCCGCCCGCGCGGTCGCCTCGCTGCGGCTGGTCACCGGCACCTATCCCGACGACCGGGAGCTGGCCGAACTGGTCGGCGAGCTGTCGGTGAAGAGCCGGGATTTCGCCGGGCTGTGGTCCCGGCAGTCGGTGCAGAACTGCATGACCGGCACCAAGCAGTTCCGGCATCCCGAGGTCGGCCCGCTCGAGCTGGACTTCGAACTGCTGCACCTGCCCGACGGCAACGGCAGCCGCATCATCACCTACACCGCCGCCCCCGGTACGCCGTCGGACGCCGCACTGCGCCTGCTGGCGGCCACGGCGCCCGCTCAGCCCGCCCCGGGTTCCCAGAGCCCGTCGGTGTCCCCGGCGTCGACCCGGTCCCGATAG
- a CDS encoding SDR family NAD(P)-dependent oxidoreductase has protein sequence MTTTLITGGTKGLGHETARRLKDAGHTVYIGSRDAARGLAVAQELGVRTVQLDVTDDASVTAAAQRIAADGGLDVLVNNAGTQVEMHDGGVVGADGLTAEMMRQTFETNVFGPVRVLHAFLPLLLRSAAPVVVNVSSGLASLTRVTAPGTPAYAYPGVAYPASKTALNMITVQYAKAYPGVRINAVEPGFTKTDLNGNTGHQTVAQGAEIIVRMACLGPDGPTGGYVDVNGTLPW, from the coding sequence ATGACAACCACCCTGATCACGGGCGGGACCAAGGGCCTCGGCCACGAGACCGCCCGCCGCCTGAAGGACGCCGGCCACACCGTCTACATCGGAAGCCGCGACGCCGCCCGGGGCCTCGCCGTTGCCCAAGAGCTGGGCGTACGCACCGTCCAGCTCGACGTCACCGACGACGCCTCCGTCACGGCCGCCGCCCAGCGCATCGCCGCCGACGGGGGACTGGACGTGCTGGTCAACAACGCCGGAACCCAGGTCGAGATGCACGACGGCGGCGTCGTCGGCGCGGACGGACTCACCGCCGAGATGATGCGCCAGACGTTCGAGACCAACGTCTTCGGCCCGGTACGCGTCCTGCACGCGTTCCTGCCGCTGCTGCTGCGTTCGGCGGCCCCGGTCGTCGTCAACGTCAGCAGCGGCCTGGCCTCGCTGACCCGCGTCACCGCGCCCGGCACTCCGGCGTACGCGTATCCCGGGGTGGCGTATCCGGCGTCGAAGACCGCCCTGAACATGATCACCGTGCAGTACGCCAAGGCGTACCCGGGGGTCCGGATCAACGCCGTCGAACCGGGCTTCACCAAGACCGACCTCAACGGCAACACCGGCCACCAGACGGTGGCGCAGGGCGCCGAGATCATCGTGCGGATGGCCTGCCTGGGACCGGACGGTCCCACCGGCGGCTACGTCGACGTCAACGGCACCCTGCCCTGGTGA
- a CDS encoding flavin-containing monooxygenase: MSTNHVETLIIGAGQAGLATGYHLRKLGRSCLILDDHDEVGEVWRRRWDSLRLFTPARYDGLPGMTFPGPGFAFPTKDQMADYLQAYAERFQLDVRTGVRVDALSRDGDGFLVDAGARQFTADNVVVAMGNQQQPKLPAYAAELHPGITQLHSIAYRNPGQLQPGTVLVVGAGDSGAEIGIELARTHKVVLAGRDTGHLPFRVAGLPSRLLLSRIVLRLVFHRLLTVATPIGRKARAAARAGGGPLIRTRPSELAAAGVIRAPKMTGVQDGLPVLADGQVITADNVVWCTGYGPGFSWVNLPVLDGDEPRHERGVVPEVPGLYFTGLHFQYAFSSGMVQGAGRDAEHVAKAIAARSVTVPVHQGRVPLTST, encoded by the coding sequence ATGAGTACGAACCATGTCGAGACGCTGATCATCGGAGCCGGCCAGGCCGGCCTGGCCACCGGCTACCACCTGCGAAAACTGGGCCGATCGTGCCTCATCCTGGACGACCACGACGAGGTCGGCGAGGTCTGGCGGCGGCGCTGGGACTCACTGCGGCTGTTCACCCCGGCCCGCTACGACGGACTGCCGGGCATGACCTTCCCCGGCCCCGGGTTCGCCTTCCCGACCAAGGATCAGATGGCCGACTACCTTCAGGCGTACGCCGAACGGTTTCAGCTGGACGTGCGGACCGGCGTACGGGTCGACGCCCTGTCGCGGGACGGAGACGGCTTCCTCGTCGACGCGGGCGCCCGCCAGTTCACCGCCGACAACGTCGTCGTCGCCATGGGCAACCAGCAGCAGCCGAAGCTGCCCGCGTACGCCGCCGAGCTGCATCCGGGCATCACCCAGCTGCACTCGATCGCGTACCGCAACCCGGGGCAGCTCCAGCCCGGCACCGTCCTGGTCGTCGGGGCGGGGGACTCCGGCGCCGAGATCGGGATCGAACTCGCGCGTACGCACAAGGTCGTGCTCGCCGGCCGCGACACCGGGCACCTGCCGTTCCGGGTCGCCGGGCTGCCGAGCCGGCTACTGCTGAGCCGGATCGTGCTCCGGCTGGTCTTCCACCGGCTGCTGACGGTGGCGACGCCGATCGGCCGCAAGGCTCGGGCCGCCGCCCGCGCCGGCGGGGGGCCGCTGATCAGGACCCGGCCATCCGAGCTGGCGGCGGCCGGGGTGATCCGGGCGCCGAAGATGACCGGCGTGCAGGACGGCCTGCCGGTGCTCGCCGACGGACAGGTGATCACCGCCGACAACGTCGTGTGGTGCACCGGCTACGGGCCAGGCTTCTCGTGGGTGAACCTGCCCGTGCTCGACGGCGACGAACCCCGGCACGAGCGTGGCGTCGTGCCGGAGGTCCCCGGGCTCTACTTCACCGGCCTGCACTTCCAGTACGCGTTCTCCTCCGGCATGGTGCAGGGCGCGGGCCGCGACGCCGAGCACGTGGCGAAGGCGATCGCGGCCCGCTCCGTCACCGTGCCGGTTCACCAGGGCAGGGTGCCGTTGACGTCGACGTAG
- a CDS encoding MFS transporter — MAVIDQIQTTAPAVQADTAALGRRDRLTLLVLLTAGFTLAVDFSILNVALPVIGADVGLPLHALQWIATAFALCAAGFTLLFGRIADLFGRRRLFLGGMALLGISSLAGGLATTPGVLLTARALQGLATAAVTPAALSLLTTSFGEGPRRDKALGLNGALTAAGFTTGAILGGVVTDLLSWRWAFFINVVVAVVVLPIALRVLPESRPAVRPSLDLSGAVTVTLGLLALVYGLTTAGQTSWGDPRVVGSLAAAVALLAAFWAIERRHRQPLVPVAVLRRPTVAWGNVAGLLAFATETSLVFLLTLYLQDVLGYSPLAAGLAFSVLGAGTVAGGLLGPRIIGRVGAKTGIVAALLVQAAATIPLVFLGSEPGWIGLLLPVTFLGGVANLVAIVGFMVTATSGLPDAEQGLATGLTTMSQQVGITLGIPVMSAVVAGSLGSRTGSGAMLGAVTTAIAVNAALCLVAAVLIGVFLRTRTRRDA, encoded by the coding sequence ATGGCGGTCATCGACCAGATCCAAACGACGGCCCCGGCCGTGCAAGCGGACACGGCGGCGCTGGGCCGCCGGGACCGGCTCACCCTGCTCGTCCTGTTGACGGCTGGATTCACCCTCGCCGTCGACTTCTCGATCCTCAACGTCGCGCTGCCGGTGATCGGCGCGGACGTCGGCCTGCCGCTGCACGCCTTGCAGTGGATCGCGACCGCCTTCGCACTGTGCGCCGCCGGGTTCACGTTGCTGTTCGGGCGCATCGCCGACCTGTTCGGGCGGCGTCGGCTGTTCCTGGGCGGGATGGCGCTGCTGGGCATCTCGTCGCTGGCCGGGGGGCTGGCCACCACGCCGGGCGTACTGCTGACGGCGCGGGCATTGCAGGGCCTGGCCACCGCCGCCGTCACCCCGGCCGCGTTGTCGCTGCTGACGACGTCGTTCGGCGAAGGGCCGCGCCGGGACAAGGCGCTGGGTCTCAACGGCGCGCTCACCGCCGCCGGGTTCACCACGGGCGCGATCCTCGGCGGGGTCGTGACCGACCTGCTCAGCTGGCGGTGGGCGTTCTTCATCAACGTCGTCGTGGCCGTCGTGGTGCTGCCGATCGCCCTGCGCGTCCTGCCGGAGAGCCGCCCGGCGGTCCGGCCGTCGCTCGACTTGTCCGGCGCGGTGACGGTCACGCTCGGGCTGCTGGCCTTGGTGTACGGGTTGACCACCGCCGGGCAGACGTCCTGGGGTGATCCGCGGGTGGTCGGCTCGCTCGCGGCCGCGGTCGCCTTGCTGGCCGCGTTCTGGGCGATCGAACGGCGGCACCGCCAGCCGCTCGTGCCGGTCGCGGTGCTGCGGCGGCCGACAGTGGCCTGGGGCAACGTCGCCGGGCTGCTGGCCTTCGCCACCGAGACGTCCCTGGTCTTCCTGCTGACCCTGTACCTGCAGGACGTGCTCGGCTACTCGCCGCTGGCCGCCGGGTTGGCGTTCTCGGTGCTCGGCGCGGGCACCGTCGCCGGCGGACTGCTCGGCCCACGGATCATCGGCCGGGTGGGCGCCAAGACCGGCATCGTGGCCGCGCTGCTGGTGCAGGCCGCCGCCACGATCCCGCTGGTGTTCCTGGGTTCGGAGCCCGGATGGATCGGTCTGCTGCTGCCGGTGACCTTCCTCGGCGGCGTCGCCAACCTGGTCGCCATCGTCGGCTTCATGGTCACCGCCACCTCCGGACTGCCGGACGCCGAGCAGGGTCTGGCCACCGGTCTGACGACGATGAGCCAGCAGGTCGGCATCACGCTCGGCATCCCGGTCATGTCCGCGGTCGTCGCCGGTTCGCTGGGCAGCCGCACCGGTTCCGGCGCGATGCTGGGCGCGGTCACGACCGCCATCGCGGTCAACGCCGCCCTGTGCCTGGTCGCGGCGGTCCTGATCGGGGTCTTCCTGCGTACGCGGACGCGGCGCGACGCCTGA
- a CDS encoding ATP-binding cassette domain-containing protein — protein MTSSGQDGTDALTPVAVLDDKGRIRIGRDPGNDIVLPDLWVSGSHAEIRRVGAGHQLVDLGSTNGVHHNGRRVQKGDLKPGDRFTVGRHEFLYDGSRLYQHDDQGPTSFVADDITVDVGKATLLDDVSFALQQGTLLGIIGPSGCGKSTLVKAMTGFQKPSRGGLLYDGRDLYEHYSELRHRIGMVPQDDVLHRQLSVQRALRFSASLRFADDVPRKQRKERVGEVLELLGLSERAKQRIDTLSGGQRKRTSVALELLTEPSLLALDEPTSGLDPALDKEVMRELRLLADRGRTVVVVTHSVLHLDICDRVMVMCMGGHMGFFGPPDEVLPFFGAEDYADVFHKVTNEPRRWAQEFRNSEIYRRYIGEVAEELARVGDARKELVTVAAAAVEEPVEAEPAEVEPVAVVADPPVPRQAGAPEAETTRFADASKPAQASPTGVQDLSMKDRARHPRAPLRAFVTLCWRMLAVIASDRGYAAFLLGLPLALAVLSRAVPGDKGLSADPEGFALEGQRLIVVFVIGAAFMGVAVAIREIVNEQSIYRRERAIGLSPTAYLLSKVIVFLVIDAIQCAIFVYLAMFGRPKPPAALVFGDPMIEITLAATLVAVASTSIGLLASALVRTTEQTTPILVVSVMFQLVLSGGLFEITGQRALEIISTIDPSRWGFAAGAATTNLVGFPFPEAIWAPTAFNWWRAVLVLLLHIAVLLVAARFALRRFEPGRN, from the coding sequence GTGACTTCGAGCGGCCAGGACGGCACCGACGCCCTCACACCGGTGGCAGTGCTAGACGACAAGGGCAGAATCCGGATCGGTCGCGATCCGGGTAACGACATCGTGCTGCCGGACCTGTGGGTCTCCGGCTCGCACGCGGAGATCAGGCGCGTCGGCGCTGGTCATCAGCTGGTGGACCTGGGTAGCACCAACGGTGTCCACCACAATGGACGGCGCGTGCAGAAGGGCGATCTCAAGCCGGGCGACCGGTTCACCGTCGGCCGGCACGAGTTCCTGTACGACGGGTCCCGGCTGTACCAGCACGACGACCAGGGCCCGACCTCCTTCGTGGCGGACGACATCACGGTGGATGTCGGCAAGGCGACACTGCTGGACGACGTCAGCTTCGCGTTGCAGCAGGGCACCCTGCTCGGCATCATCGGGCCGAGCGGCTGCGGCAAGTCCACTCTGGTCAAGGCGATGACCGGCTTCCAGAAGCCGTCGCGCGGCGGGCTGCTCTACGACGGGCGTGACCTGTACGAGCACTATTCCGAGCTCCGCCACCGCATCGGCATGGTGCCGCAGGACGACGTGCTGCACCGGCAGCTGTCCGTGCAGCGGGCGCTGCGGTTCTCCGCCTCCCTGCGGTTCGCCGACGACGTGCCGCGCAAGCAGCGCAAGGAGCGCGTCGGCGAGGTGCTGGAGCTGCTGGGCCTGAGCGAACGGGCCAAGCAGCGCATCGACACGCTGTCCGGCGGCCAGCGCAAGCGCACCTCGGTCGCGCTGGAGCTGCTGACCGAGCCGTCGCTGCTGGCCCTCGACGAGCCGACCTCGGGCCTGGACCCGGCCCTGGACAAGGAGGTCATGCGGGAGCTGCGGCTGCTGGCCGACCGTGGGCGTACCGTCGTCGTGGTCACGCACAGTGTGCTGCACCTGGACATCTGCGACCGCGTCATGGTCATGTGCATGGGCGGCCACATGGGCTTCTTCGGGCCGCCGGACGAGGTGCTGCCGTTCTTCGGCGCCGAGGACTACGCCGACGTCTTCCACAAGGTCACCAACGAACCGCGGCGCTGGGCGCAGGAGTTCCGCAACTCCGAGATCTACCGCCGCTACATCGGCGAGGTGGCGGAGGAACTGGCCCGCGTCGGCGACGCGCGCAAAGAACTGGTGACGGTGGCCGCCGCTGCGGTGGAGGAGCCCGTCGAGGCCGAGCCCGCCGAAGTGGAACCCGTCGCCGTCGTGGCCGATCCGCCGGTGCCCCGGCAGGCGGGCGCGCCGGAGGCCGAGACGACCCGGTTCGCCGATGCCAGCAAACCGGCGCAGGCCAGTCCTACCGGCGTACAAGATCTGTCCATGAAGGATCGTGCGCGGCATCCGCGCGCGCCGCTGCGGGCTTTCGTGACGCTGTGCTGGCGGATGCTGGCGGTGATCGCCTCGGACCGGGGGTACGCCGCGTTCCTGCTGGGATTGCCGTTGGCGCTGGCGGTGCTGAGCCGGGCGGTGCCGGGTGACAAGGGGCTGAGCGCGGACCCGGAGGGGTTCGCGCTGGAGGGGCAGCGGCTCATCGTCGTGTTCGTGATCGGCGCGGCGTTCATGGGCGTGGCGGTCGCGATCCGGGAGATCGTCAACGAACAGTCGATCTACCGGCGGGAACGGGCGATCGGCCTGTCCCCCACCGCCTACCTGCTGTCGAAGGTCATCGTCTTCCTGGTCATCGACGCGATCCAGTGCGCGATCTTCGTCTACCTGGCGATGTTCGGCCGGCCCAAGCCGCCCGCGGCGCTGGTGTTCGGCGATCCGATGATCGAGATCACGCTGGCGGCCACGCTGGTCGCGGTCGCGTCGACCTCGATCGGCCTGTTGGCCAGCGCGTTGGTACGCACGACGGAGCAGACGACGCCGATCCTGGTCGTCAGCGTGATGTTCCAGCTGGTTCTGTCGGGTGGCCTGTTCGAGATCACCGGCCAGCGGGCGCTGGAGATCATCTCGACGATCGACCCGTCCCGGTGGGGGTTCGCCGCGGGGGCTGCCACGACCAACCTGGTCGGGTTCCCGTTCCCGGAGGCGATCTGGGCCCCGACCGCGTTCAACTGGTGGCGGGCGGTGCTGGTGCTGCTCCTGCACATCGCGGTGCTGCTGGTGGCGGCGCGGTTCGCGCTACGACGCTTCGAACCCGGCCGCAACTAG
- a CDS encoding long-chain-fatty-acid--CoA ligase — translation MTNLAENLTASAAKFPDQIAVKLADRTLTFAELDDAAARVAGYLRLTGVQPGDRVGLMLPNVPEFAVLYYGILRAGAVVVPMNPLLKAREIDYYLDDSGASGMFTWHTFAEEAAQGAHRADSVSLIIEPERFARELSTYDPVAEVAGRAGDDTAVILYTSGTTGRPKGAELTHDNLSRNVDVTARTLLGLGPADVVFGGLPLFHSFGQTVALNTAVAVGATLVLIARFEPKAALDLLATEHATVFAGVPTMYGALLQAAADTGIELPDLRICVSGGAALPVELLHRFEARFGVAILEGYGLSETSPVACFNHPDRPRKAGTIGTPIAGVEMKVVSPPGEDGVRHDLGDDEVGEIAIRGHNIMKGYWQRPEETAEAIVDGWFLSGDLGRRDADGYYSIVDRAKDMVIRGGFNVYPREVEEVLYEHPAVAEAAVLGMPHRTHGEEVVAVVVLRPGATATPDELREHVKGQLAAYKYPRHVWIVDELPKTATGKILKREITVPPVAE, via the coding sequence ATGACCAACCTCGCCGAGAACCTGACCGCGTCGGCCGCGAAGTTCCCCGACCAGATCGCCGTGAAGCTCGCCGACCGTACGCTCACCTTCGCCGAGCTGGACGACGCCGCCGCCCGGGTCGCCGGCTACCTGCGGCTCACCGGCGTCCAGCCGGGCGATCGGGTCGGCCTGATGCTGCCGAACGTGCCCGAGTTCGCGGTGCTGTACTACGGCATCCTGCGCGCCGGCGCGGTCGTCGTGCCGATGAACCCGCTGCTCAAGGCCCGCGAGATCGACTACTACCTCGACGACTCGGGCGCTTCGGGGATGTTCACCTGGCACACCTTCGCCGAGGAGGCGGCCCAGGGCGCGCACCGGGCCGACAGCGTCAGCCTGATCATCGAGCCGGAGCGGTTCGCCCGCGAACTGTCCACCTATGACCCGGTGGCGGAAGTGGCCGGGCGCGCCGGGGACGACACCGCCGTCATCCTGTACACGTCGGGGACGACGGGGCGGCCGAAGGGCGCCGAGCTGACCCACGACAACCTGAGCCGCAACGTCGACGTCACCGCGCGTACGCTGCTCGGCCTCGGCCCGGCCGACGTCGTGTTCGGCGGGCTGCCGCTGTTCCACTCGTTCGGCCAGACCGTCGCACTCAACACGGCCGTGGCCGTCGGAGCGACCTTGGTGCTCATCGCCCGGTTCGAACCGAAGGCCGCGCTGGATCTGCTCGCGACCGAGCACGCCACCGTCTTCGCGGGCGTGCCGACCATGTACGGCGCGCTGTTGCAGGCCGCCGCCGACACCGGCATCGAGCTGCCTGACCTGCGGATCTGCGTCTCCGGCGGCGCGGCGCTGCCGGTCGAGCTGCTGCACCGGTTCGAGGCCCGGTTCGGCGTGGCGATCCTGGAGGGCTATGGACTGTCGGAGACCTCGCCGGTGGCCTGCTTCAACCACCCGGACCGGCCCCGCAAGGCGGGCACGATCGGCACCCCGATCGCCGGGGTCGAGATGAAGGTCGTCAGCCCGCCCGGGGAGGACGGCGTACGCCACGACCTCGGCGACGACGAGGTCGGCGAGATCGCCATCCGGGGCCACAACATCATGAAGGGCTACTGGCAGCGTCCCGAGGAGACCGCCGAGGCCATCGTGGACGGCTGGTTCCTCTCCGGCGACCTGGGCCGCCGCGACGCCGACGGCTACTACTCGATCGTCGACCGGGCCAAGGACATGGTCATCCGGGGTGGCTTCAACGTCTATCCCCGGGAGGTCGAGGAAGTCCTCTACGAGCATCCGGCCGTCGCCGAGGCGGCGGTGCTGGGCATGCCGCACCGTACGCACGGCGAAGAGGTCGTGGCGGTCGTCGTGCTGCGGCCGGGCGCCACGGCCACCCCGGACGAGCTGCGCGAGCACGTCAAGGGGCAGCTGGCGGCGTACAAGTATCCGCGGCATGTCTGGATCGTCGACGAGCTGCCGAAGACGGCGACCGGCAAGATCCTCAAGCGCGAGATCACCGTGCCGCCGGTCGCGGAATAG
- a CDS encoding response regulator transcription factor, with the protein MAAIEQADPSPNLAAGRAAAQGHAWADCYALLSRAAEAGPLRPEDLSLLATAAYLRGELPVCVDALRQAYEWKVREQHPRQAARAAFWASFALGNQGEIGQASGWLARAETLLAAEPADCAERGLMLAAYAFRSNTAGDFEQGAAFARQAMEIGRRTGDPDVQGLALTQCGGALVRLGQATQAVPVLDEAMLAVVSREISPIAAGTVYCVVISIFSEMAEIRRAQEWTDALTGWLDQHHNLIVFSGRCLVHRAELRQLHGDWPGAVEEAERACHRLSRSPEVASSGGARYQQAEVLRRQGDYAAAEQAYRAAGEWGHELCPGLALLRLAQGDPAAARSALRRALGETTDRLRRVRLLPAQVEVELAAGDVVTAEAAATELAAIADQFAAPALRAQAHHARGALLLAEDDAAAALTELRSAARLWRDLDVPYEGARARVLIALACRALGDEDTATLELAAADAVFAQLGARPDRARVADLGRVPIPPSHGLTPRELQVLRLVATGRTNSAIARELSLSEKTVERHLSNVFTKIGVSSRAAATAYAFQQRLIDP; encoded by the coding sequence GTGGCGGCGATCGAGCAGGCCGATCCGAGTCCCAACCTCGCCGCGGGCCGGGCCGCCGCACAGGGACATGCGTGGGCCGACTGCTACGCACTGCTGTCCCGGGCCGCCGAAGCAGGTCCGCTGCGCCCCGAAGACCTGTCCCTGCTCGCCACGGCCGCGTACCTGCGCGGTGAGCTGCCCGTCTGCGTGGACGCGCTGCGGCAGGCGTACGAGTGGAAAGTCCGGGAGCAGCACCCGCGCCAGGCGGCCCGCGCCGCGTTCTGGGCGTCGTTCGCGCTGGGCAACCAGGGCGAGATCGGCCAGGCGAGCGGCTGGCTGGCGCGAGCCGAGACGCTCCTGGCCGCCGAGCCGGCCGACTGTGCCGAACGTGGGCTGATGCTGGCGGCGTACGCCTTCCGCAGCAACACGGCGGGTGACTTCGAGCAGGGGGCAGCCTTCGCCCGGCAGGCGATGGAGATCGGCCGCCGCACGGGTGATCCCGATGTGCAGGGCCTGGCGCTGACCCAGTGTGGCGGCGCGCTGGTCAGACTCGGCCAGGCGACGCAGGCGGTTCCGGTCCTCGACGAGGCGATGCTGGCCGTCGTGAGCCGCGAGATCTCGCCGATCGCGGCCGGGACGGTCTACTGCGTCGTCATCTCGATCTTCAGCGAGATGGCCGAGATCCGCCGGGCGCAGGAGTGGACCGACGCGCTGACCGGCTGGTTGGACCAGCATCACAACCTGATCGTGTTCTCCGGACGATGCCTGGTGCATCGCGCGGAGCTGCGCCAGCTGCACGGCGACTGGCCGGGAGCCGTCGAGGAGGCCGAACGTGCCTGCCATCGCCTGTCCCGATCGCCCGAAGTGGCCTCCAGCGGCGGCGCGCGCTACCAGCAGGCGGAGGTGCTGCGCCGGCAGGGCGACTACGCGGCGGCCGAGCAGGCGTACCGGGCGGCCGGCGAATGGGGCCATGAACTGTGCCCGGGGCTGGCGCTGCTGCGGCTCGCCCAGGGCGACCCGGCGGCGGCACGGTCGGCGCTGCGGCGGGCCCTCGGCGAGACCACGGACCGCCTGCGCCGCGTACGCCTGCTGCCGGCCCAGGTCGAGGTCGAACTGGCCGCCGGTGACGTGGTGACCGCCGAGGCGGCGGCGACCGAGCTGGCGGCGATCGCTGATCAGTTCGCGGCTCCGGCGCTACGCGCCCAGGCTCATCACGCCCGCGGAGCGTTGCTGCTGGCCGAGGACGACGCGGCGGCCGCTCTGACCGAGCTACGTTCGGCCGCCCGGCTCTGGCGGGACCTCGACGTGCCCTACGAAGGGGCCCGCGCGCGGGTCCTGATCGCGCTGGCCTGCCGAGCGCTGGGCGACGAGGACACCGCCACCCTGGAACTGGCGGCGGCGGACGCGGTCTTCGCCCAGCTCGGCGCAAGGCCGGACCGGGCGCGGGTGGCCGACCTCGGCCGCGTCCCGATCCCGCCGTCGCACGGTCTGACCCCGCGCGAGCTGCAGGTGCTGAGGCTGGTCGCGACCGGGCGGACGAACAGCGCCATCGCGCGGGAGCTCTCGTTGTCCGAGAAGACCGTCGAACGGCACCTCAGCAACGTCTTCACCAAGATCGGCGTGTCGTCCCGGGCCGCTGCCACGGCGTACGCCTTCCAGCAGCGGTTGATCGACCCATAG
- a CDS encoding MerR family transcriptional regulator, whose protein sequence is MLEVKGLTIAEAARRTGVSVHTLRYYERAGLVVTVGRTATGRRRYQQIDLDWITICTRLRATGMPIRTIRRYAELVAAGRGNEKERLALLESHRAEVATQLDELRQNLAAIDHKIDVYRDRVDAGDTDGLWEPGAG, encoded by the coding sequence GTGCTCGAAGTCAAGGGCCTGACCATCGCCGAGGCGGCGCGGCGTACCGGGGTCAGCGTGCACACGCTGCGGTACTACGAACGCGCCGGGCTGGTCGTCACGGTCGGGCGAACCGCCACCGGGCGGCGGCGCTATCAGCAGATCGACCTGGACTGGATCACGATCTGCACCCGGTTGCGCGCCACCGGCATGCCCATCCGCACCATCCGCCGGTACGCCGAACTCGTGGCCGCCGGGCGGGGCAACGAGAAGGAACGGCTGGCGCTGCTGGAGTCGCACCGCGCCGAGGTCGCCACTCAGCTGGACGAGCTGCGACAGAACCTCGCCGCCATCGATCACAAGATCGACGTCTATCGGGACCGGGTCGACGCCGGGGACACCGACGGGCTCTGGGAACCCGGGGCGGGCTGA